In Coregonus clupeaformis isolate EN_2021a chromosome 7, ASM2061545v1, whole genome shotgun sequence, one genomic interval encodes:
- the LOC121570348 gene encoding dexamethasone-induced Ras-related protein 1-like, translating into MSPSENEFNIPAKNCHRMVILGSTKVGKTAIISRFLNKKVEDQYTPTIEDFHRKLYSIRGDVYQLDILDTSGNHPFPAMRRLSILTGDVFILVFSLDNRDSFQEVQRLKRQIYETKSCLKNKTKENVDVPIVICGNKCDREFNREVQNEEIEQLVVGDEQCAYYEISAKRNTNVDQMFQTLFTMAKLPNEMSPDSHRKVSLQYCEVLQNSRRKSFRNKKFKDCEAYGIVEPFARRPSVHSDLRYIKEKAIGGGQSKQSCTIS; encoded by the exons ATGTCGCCTTCCGAGAACGAGTTTAACATCCCGGCCAAAAATTGCCACAGGATGGTGATTCTGGGCTCTACAAAAGTTGGCAAGACGGCCATCATCTCTCGGTTTCTGAATAAAAAAGTCGAGGACCAGTATACGCCCACAATCGAGGACTTTCATAGGAAATTATACAGCATTCGGGGAGATGTGTACCAGTTGGACATTCTGGACACCTCTGGAAACCATCCCTTCCCCGCTATGAGGAGACTCTCTATCCTTACTG GTGATGTTTTCATCCTGGTGTTCAGTCTGGATAACAGAGACTCCTTCCAAGAGGTGCAGCGCCTGAAGCGTCAAATTTATGAGACCAAGTCCTGCCTGAAAAACAAAACCAAAGAAAACGTGGATGTCCCGATCGTTATCTGCGGGAACAAGTGTGACCGGGAGTTTAACCGGGAGGTTCAGAATGAGGAGATTGAGCAGCTGGTGGTTGGTGATGAACAGTGTGCCTACTATGAGATCTCTGCAAAACGCAACACTAATGTCGACCAGATGTTTCAGACTCTTTTTACCATGGCTAAACTGCCCAACGAGATGAGCCCGGACTCTCACCGCAAAGTGTCCTTACAGTATTGCGAAGTGCTGCAAAACAGCAGAAGAAAATCTTTCAGAAATAAAAAATTCAAAGACTGCGAGGCATACGGAATTGTGGAACCGTTCGCGCGCCGACCAAGCGTGCACAGTGACTTAAGGTACATAAAAGAGAAAGCTATCGGCGGCGGACAGAGCAAACAGAGTTGCACCATCAGCTAA